A region of Pyxidicoccus parkwaysis DNA encodes the following proteins:
- a CDS encoding LytR/AlgR family response regulator transcription factor has protein sequence MKRFSVLVVDDEAPARAKVKRLLADDSRFQLAGEAVDGTDALARVEALRPDLLVLDVQMPGLTGFEVLEALGPEACPAVIFSTAYDAFALKAFDAHAVDYLLKPYDATRFGRALDKAHALLGAGERESGRVQALLEDVSRATPSRPLERLVVKVGEAWVPLKLDTVWRLSSEDKYVRLHTAQGEHLVRQSLRALEERLDPERFVRVHRGDIVNLDAVAKLEPWTHGDGILVLKDGTTVVLSRTWREAFLERWGMAG, from the coding sequence ATGAAGCGCTTCAGCGTGCTCGTCGTGGACGACGAAGCCCCCGCGCGGGCGAAGGTGAAGCGCCTGCTCGCGGACGACTCGCGCTTCCAGCTCGCGGGCGAAGCCGTGGACGGAACGGACGCCCTCGCGCGCGTGGAGGCGCTGCGTCCGGACCTGCTCGTCCTCGACGTGCAGATGCCCGGGCTCACCGGCTTCGAGGTGCTGGAGGCCCTCGGTCCCGAGGCCTGCCCCGCCGTCATCTTCTCCACCGCCTACGACGCCTTCGCTCTCAAGGCCTTCGACGCGCACGCGGTGGACTACCTGCTCAAACCCTACGACGCGACCCGCTTCGGCCGGGCGCTCGACAAGGCCCATGCGCTGCTCGGTGCCGGTGAGCGCGAGTCCGGCCGCGTCCAGGCGCTGCTGGAGGACGTGTCCCGCGCCACGCCCTCGCGCCCGCTGGAGCGGCTCGTGGTGAAGGTGGGCGAGGCCTGGGTGCCGCTGAAGCTGGACACCGTGTGGCGTCTGTCCTCCGAGGACAAGTACGTGCGCCTCCACACCGCGCAGGGCGAGCACCTCGTCCGCCAGAGCCTGCGCGCGCTGGAGGAGCGGCTGGACCCGGAGCGCTTCGTGCGCGTGCACCGGGGCGACATCGTCAACCTCGACGCGGTGGCGAAGCTGGAGCCCTGGACGCATGGCGACGGCATCCTCGTCCTCAAGGACGGCACCACGGTGGTCCTCAGCCGCACGTGGCGTGAAGCCTTCCTCGAAAGATGGGGAATGGCGGGGTGA
- a CDS encoding sensor histidine kinase — translation MASLPTEGTSAPVTGWQWPRISARAALGSFALFLGVGLWNGLTVWFTILGNGGRVQVLEPFVWEITGALGVWVVLPILLTAVLNAPGPSVGWARFLGIHAVGYLLFTTLHMVAMVPLRYPLYALLGLGRYDYGALTFRIPMEMQKDLIAYAVGGVLWRLYHAWKERQARAVREATLESELREARLQALTGQLHPHFLFNALNTISSVMYEDLARTDRLLSDLGGLLRASLERQEATWTLTEERTHAERFVALLTARFGERVRVSWDVAPELTAARVPCFALQALVENAVKHNQDRREPLEVRIRAREDGTGWWLEVEDTGRGFGEASPAKGPGVGLAHLERILALLHRGRARMERGQGPEGGARVSLWLPREVAA, via the coding sequence ATGGCTTCCCTCCCCACCGAAGGCACTTCCGCTCCCGTCACCGGCTGGCAATGGCCGCGCATCAGCGCGCGGGCCGCGCTGGGGAGTTTCGCGCTCTTCCTCGGGGTGGGGCTGTGGAACGGGCTGACGGTGTGGTTCACCATCCTCGGCAATGGCGGCAGGGTGCAGGTGCTGGAGCCATTCGTCTGGGAAATCACCGGGGCGCTGGGGGTCTGGGTGGTGCTGCCCATCCTCCTGACCGCGGTGCTCAACGCTCCGGGGCCGAGCGTGGGCTGGGCGCGCTTCCTGGGCATCCACGCGGTGGGCTACCTGCTCTTCACCACGCTGCACATGGTGGCGATGGTGCCCCTTCGCTACCCGCTCTACGCGCTGCTCGGGCTGGGCAGGTATGACTATGGGGCCCTGACGTTCCGCATCCCGATGGAGATGCAGAAGGACCTCATCGCGTACGCGGTGGGCGGGGTGCTGTGGCGCCTCTACCATGCCTGGAAGGAGCGGCAGGCGCGGGCGGTGCGCGAGGCCACGCTGGAGAGCGAATTGCGCGAGGCCCGGCTCCAGGCGCTCACCGGACAGCTCCATCCGCACTTCCTCTTCAACGCGCTGAACACCATCAGCTCGGTGATGTACGAGGACCTGGCGCGCACGGACCGGCTGCTCAGTGACTTGGGCGGCCTGCTGCGCGCCAGCCTGGAGCGACAGGAAGCCACGTGGACGTTGACGGAGGAGCGCACCCACGCGGAGCGCTTCGTCGCGCTGCTGACCGCGCGCTTTGGTGAGCGTGTGAGGGTTTCGTGGGACGTGGCGCCGGAGCTGACCGCGGCGCGCGTGCCCTGCTTCGCGCTGCAGGCGCTGGTGGAGAACGCGGTGAAGCACAACCAGGACCGGCGCGAGCCGCTGGAGGTGCGCATCCGCGCCCGCGAGGACGGGACGGGCTGGTGGCTCGAAGTGGAGGACACGGGGCGCGGCTTCGGCGAGGCCTCGCCCGCGAAGGGGCCCGGCGTGGGGCTGGCGCACCTGGAGCGCATCCTCGCGCTGCTGCACCGTGGACGTGCGCGGATGGAGCGCGGGCAGGGGCCAGAAGGTGGCGCGCGCGTGTCGCTGTGGCTGCCGCGCGAGGTGGCGGCATGA
- the thiE gene encoding thiamine phosphate synthase has translation MNAPPRNMLPRGPYLLCDDTVLPDVPLVDKAARLVAGGARVVQLRMKRTPPRAALAAAREVTALCRRAGALCLLNDRVDLALLAGADGVHVGDEDLPPEAARELLGPGRLVGVTVRGLEGARAARDAGADYVGVGPLFATMTKQVGAPVLGLESFAEVVKGSPLPVVGIGGVKLWNIGKVAATGAHGAAVVSDALLAGDISERVRQLVAAFEQGGAGD, from the coding sequence ATGAACGCACCGCCCCGCAACATGCTTCCCCGTGGCCCCTATCTTCTCTGCGACGACACCGTGCTCCCGGATGTTCCGCTGGTGGACAAGGCGGCGCGGCTGGTGGCCGGTGGCGCCCGCGTGGTGCAGCTGCGCATGAAGCGCACACCGCCGCGGGCCGCGCTGGCCGCCGCGCGCGAGGTGACGGCGCTGTGCCGCCGCGCGGGGGCGCTGTGCCTGCTCAACGACAGGGTGGACCTGGCGCTGCTGGCGGGGGCGGACGGCGTACACGTGGGAGATGAAGACCTGCCGCCGGAGGCCGCGCGCGAGCTGTTGGGGCCCGGCCGGCTGGTGGGCGTGACGGTGCGGGGCCTGGAGGGGGCGAGGGCGGCGCGGGACGCGGGTGCGGACTACGTGGGCGTGGGGCCGCTCTTCGCCACGATGACGAAGCAGGTGGGGGCGCCGGTGCTGGGGTTGGAGAGCTTCGCCGAGGTGGTGAAGGGCAGCCCGCTGCCGGTGGTGGGCATTGGCGGAGTGAAGCTCTGGAACATCGGCAAGGTGGCGGCGACGGGGGCACATGGCGCGGCGGTGGTGTCCGACGCCCTGCTCGCCGGGGACATCAGCGAGCGGGTGCGGCAGCTCGTGGCCGCGTTTGAACAGGGCGGGGCGGGGGACTAG
- the dnaB gene encoding replicative DNA helicase produces the protein MENALEMREGRRVHEDLAAERAVLGAVLADNTLIAAVGEVVFPDDFSSPAHAQIFAAMLKLDGQSKQVDHLTLAEELKVLGQLVAVGGPAYLMRLDQVVPLASNAVQYAQIVKDQAIRRRLANVGREIQELASSETGELEVLLDEAERKVFLLAEKKREGDLRPVSELMEQTLDLLDKMKAAATGVTGLSTGYIDLDNQLTGLHAGELIILAARPGIGKTSFAMNIAVHAALKENKAVGIFSLEMPADQLLMRLLASTARVDMKKLRGGRLTPHDEEKFQEMAGALYNAPIYIDDSGGLSPFDLRAKARRVKQKDPRLSLLVIDYLQLMHQKGKVESRQLEVAEISRALKQLAKELEVPIIALSQLNRKVEERKGGKPMLSDLRESGSIEQDADVVMFIHREETDEGGGDGAPATPSSTVIPVELIVAKQRNGPIGSVDLVFLSEYTRFESRSRGE, from the coding sequence ATGGAAAACGCCCTCGAAATGAGAGAAGGCCGGCGGGTTCACGAGGACCTGGCCGCGGAGCGAGCCGTGCTGGGCGCCGTGCTCGCGGACAACACGCTCATCGCCGCGGTGGGTGAGGTGGTCTTCCCGGACGACTTCTCCAGCCCCGCGCACGCGCAGATCTTCGCGGCGATGCTCAAGCTGGACGGCCAGTCCAAGCAGGTCGACCACCTGACGCTGGCCGAGGAGCTGAAGGTCCTGGGGCAGCTCGTCGCCGTGGGCGGCCCCGCGTACCTGATGCGGCTGGACCAGGTGGTGCCGCTGGCGTCCAACGCCGTCCAGTACGCGCAGATCGTCAAGGACCAGGCCATCCGCCGGCGCCTGGCCAACGTGGGCCGGGAGATTCAAGAGCTGGCCAGCTCGGAGACGGGCGAGTTGGAGGTGCTGCTCGACGAGGCCGAGCGCAAGGTGTTCCTCCTCGCGGAGAAGAAGCGCGAAGGAGATTTGCGTCCGGTCAGCGAGCTGATGGAGCAGACGCTCGACCTGCTCGACAAGATGAAGGCGGCGGCCACGGGCGTGACGGGCCTGTCCACCGGCTACATCGACCTGGACAACCAGCTCACGGGCCTGCACGCGGGCGAGCTCATCATCCTCGCGGCGCGTCCCGGCATCGGCAAGACGTCCTTCGCGATGAACATCGCGGTGCACGCGGCGCTGAAGGAGAACAAGGCCGTCGGCATCTTCAGCCTCGAAATGCCCGCCGACCAGCTCCTCATGCGTCTGCTCGCATCCACCGCGCGCGTGGACATGAAGAAGCTGCGCGGCGGCCGGCTCACGCCGCACGACGAGGAGAAGTTCCAGGAGATGGCGGGTGCGCTCTACAACGCGCCCATCTACATCGACGACTCGGGCGGTCTTTCCCCATTCGACTTGCGTGCCAAGGCGCGGCGCGTGAAGCAGAAGGACCCTCGGCTGTCGCTGCTGGTCATCGACTACCTCCAGCTCATGCACCAGAAGGGCAAGGTGGAGAGCCGCCAGTTGGAAGTGGCGGAAATCTCCCGTGCGCTCAAGCAGCTCGCGAAGGAGCTGGAGGTGCCCATCATCGCGCTCAGCCAGCTCAACCGTAAGGTGGAGGAGCGCAAGGGCGGCAAGCCCATGCTGTCGGACCTGCGTGAGTCCGGCTCCATCGAGCAGGACGCCGACGTGGTGATGTTCATCCACCGCGAGGAGACGGATGAAGGCGGCGGCGACGGAGCGCCGGCTACGCCCTCCAGCACCGTCATCCCGGTGGAGCTCATCGTCGCCAAGCAGCGTAACGGCCCCATCGGCTCCGTCGACCTGGTGTTCCTCTCCGAATACACCCGCTTCGAGAGCCGCAGCCGCGGCGAGTAG
- the thiD gene encoding bifunctional hydroxymethylpyrimidine kinase/phosphomethylpyrimidine kinase, whose protein sequence is MTPRVLLLAGHEPTGRAGLLADVSAVLERGGQPVAVPLAQTAQGTRTFSWVASPPRVVTAQIAAARELGPLHAVKWGMVPGSAQLSAVRAALKGEDAWWVVDPVVRTSRGQALSRLSPRAYLALAGPRVVLTPNLDEAGWLLRKPAPRSVEEASEAAAVLARYGFGAVLVKGGHLPGDEGLADVLATPERVRVLRGEWLERAPERRGTGCRLASALATELGRGRPLDAAVRAARGLVVRYLRAG, encoded by the coding sequence GTGACTCCGCGCGTCCTCCTGCTGGCCGGGCATGAGCCCACGGGGAGGGCGGGGCTGCTCGCGGACGTGTCGGCCGTGCTGGAGCGCGGCGGCCAGCCGGTGGCGGTGCCGCTGGCGCAGACGGCGCAGGGCACGAGGACGTTCTCTTGGGTGGCCTCGCCGCCGCGCGTGGTGACGGCGCAGATTGCCGCCGCGCGCGAGCTGGGGCCGTTGCACGCGGTGAAGTGGGGCATGGTGCCCGGCTCCGCGCAGCTATCCGCCGTGCGCGCGGCGCTGAAGGGCGAGGACGCGTGGTGGGTGGTGGACCCGGTGGTGCGCACGTCACGAGGGCAGGCGCTGTCGCGACTGTCACCGAGGGCGTATCTGGCGCTGGCGGGCCCGCGCGTGGTGCTCACGCCGAACCTGGATGAGGCGGGGTGGCTGCTACGCAAGCCCGCGCCGCGCTCGGTGGAGGAGGCCTCGGAGGCAGCCGCCGTGCTGGCGCGGTACGGCTTTGGCGCGGTGCTGGTGAAGGGCGGGCACCTGCCGGGCGATGAAGGCCTGGCGGACGTGCTGGCCACTCCCGAGCGCGTGCGCGTGCTGCGAGGCGAATGGCTGGAGCGCGCGCCCGAGCGTCGTGGCACCGGGTGCCGGTTGGCCTCGGCGCTGGCGACGGAGCTGGGACGAGGGCGCCCGCTGGACGCGGCGGTGCGCGCGGCGCGTGGGCTGGTGGTGCGCTACCTGCGCGCGGGGTAG
- a CDS encoding gamma-glutamyl-gamma-aminobutyrate hydrolase family protein, with protein sequence MNNHPRHHGPPPRRPNIGITPDWNQPEDQPFARFELKVPYADAVLRMGGLPFVLPYSDDPTCVEAYLDRVSGVLVTGGAFDIPPEAYGESAREGLGTLKEGRTAFEAALMRGALKRNMPVLGVCGGMQLLNVVLGGTLFQDIGREVQGAREHEQKHDRTQPQHPVEVKSGTLLAEAVGHGQLMVNSTHHQAVRVAGKDAVVCAVAPDGVVEAIESTVHAFAVGVQWHPEYMATTIPVHLGLYKSFIQKAREHRR encoded by the coding sequence ATGAACAACCATCCGCGACACCACGGGCCGCCGCCGCGCCGCCCGAACATCGGCATCACCCCGGACTGGAACCAGCCCGAGGACCAGCCCTTTGCCCGCTTCGAGCTGAAGGTGCCGTACGCGGACGCGGTGCTGCGCATGGGGGGCCTGCCCTTCGTGCTGCCGTACTCGGATGACCCGACGTGCGTGGAGGCGTACCTGGACCGCGTCTCCGGGGTGCTCGTCACCGGTGGCGCGTTCGACATCCCGCCCGAGGCGTACGGCGAGTCGGCGCGCGAGGGGCTGGGCACGCTGAAGGAGGGCCGCACCGCGTTCGAGGCGGCGCTGATGCGCGGCGCGCTCAAGCGGAACATGCCGGTGCTGGGCGTCTGCGGCGGCATGCAGTTGCTCAACGTCGTGCTGGGCGGGACATTGTTCCAGGACATCGGCCGCGAGGTGCAGGGTGCTCGCGAGCACGAGCAGAAGCATGACCGCACGCAGCCGCAGCACCCGGTAGAGGTGAAGAGCGGCACGCTGCTGGCGGAGGCGGTGGGGCACGGCCAGTTGATGGTCAACTCCACGCACCATCAAGCGGTGCGCGTGGCGGGCAAGGACGCGGTGGTGTGCGCGGTGGCGCCGGACGGCGTGGTGGAGGCCATCGAGTCCACCGTGCATGCCTTCGCCGTGGGCGTGCAGTGGCACCCCGAGTACATGGCCACGACGATTCCGGTGCACCTGGGCCTGTACAAGTCCTTCATCCAGAAGGCGCGCGAGCACCGGCGGTGA